The following nucleotide sequence is from Terriglobia bacterium.
TTCGCGAGAAAACCCCTCGAGATGCTGCTCGAGGAGATGAAGGGCGAGAACCGGCTGCGGCGGATCCTCGGGCCCGTTCAGCTGTCCAGCCTCGGGATCGGCGCGATCATCGGCGCCGGCATCTTCGTGCTGACGGGGAAGGCGGCCCACGACAACGCCGGCCCGGCGCTGATCCTCTCGTTCGTCGTCTCGGGGATCGGCTGCGTCTTCGCCGCGCTCTGCTACGCGGAGTTCGCGTCGATGGTTCCCGTGGCCGGCTCGGCGTACACCTACGCGTACGCGACCATGGGGGAGCTGTTCGCCTGGATCATCGGGTGGGACCTGGTGCTGGAGTACACGGTCACGTCGGCCACGGTGGCCAACAGCTGGTCCCACTACTTCCAGGACTTCCTGTCGGTCTTCGGCGTCAAGGTCCCACACGGCCTCGGGCTCAGCCCGTGGGATTACGACCAAACCGTCGGCAAGGTGATCTCCACCGGCTCGCACATCGACCTGCCCGCGATGATCATCACGGTGATCATCACGGCCGTCCTGGTCAAGGGGATCCGCGAGAGCGCGAGCTTCAACACGGTCATGGTGGCGGTGAAGCTCGCGGTGGTGCTCTTCGTGATCGCCGTGGGCGCCTTCTACGTCAACCCGGCGAACTGGCACCCGTTCGCGCCCTACGGCCTCACCGGCGTCAGCTTCTTCGGGAAATCGGTGTTCGGCCAGCACGATCCCTCCGGGAAGCCGCTGGGAATGCTCGCGGGGGCCGCGTTCGTCTTCTTCGCCTACATCGGGTTCGACTCGGTCTCGACCCACGCGGAGGAGGCCCGGCACCCGCACCGGGACGTCCCGATCGGCATCGTGTCCTCGCTCCTGATCTGCACGGTGCTCTACATCGCGGTCGCGGCGGTCCTGACCGGGATGGTGCCCTACGGGCAGATCAACATCAACTCGCCGGTCTCGAGCGCGTTCGGCTCGGTCGGCCTGCCGTGGGCCCAGGTCCTGATCGCGGTCGGGGCGCTGTTCGGCATCACGTCGGTCCTGCTCGTCATGATGCTCAGCCAGCCGCGGGTGCTCCTCGCCATCGCCCGC
It contains:
- a CDS encoding amino acid permease — its product is MLLEEMKGENRLRRILGPVQLSSLGIGAIIGAGIFVLTGKAAHDNAGPALILSFVVSGIGCVFAALCYAEFASMVPVAGSAYTYAYATMGELFAWIIGWDLVLEYTVTSATVANSWSHYFQDFLSVFGVKVPHGLGLSPWDYDQTVGKVISTGSHIDLPAMIITVIITAVLVKGIRESASFNTVMVAVKLAVVLFVIAVGAFYVNPANWHPFAPYGLTGVSFFGKSVFGQHDPSGKPLGMLAGAAFVFFAYIGFDSVSTHAEEARHPHRDVPIGIVSSLLICTVLYIAVAAVLTGMVPYGQININSPVSSAFGSVGLPWAQVLIAVGALFGITSVLLVMMLSQPRVLLAIARDGLLPQSTSIPTIVRIRITPSLSIF